From Heliomicrobium modesticaldum Ice1, a single genomic window includes:
- the cobK gene encoding precorrin-6A reductase: MIWVVAGTRDARQLVDEIWRAGLPVIASVVSEYGAQLLQEAFSGKVPVRQGAMELSAMRAFVREKGIIAVIDATHPFARAVSENLLQLAAREGVAYLRYERPSVDTTDFLNLIVVRNWEEVLGALGEAGEGETVFLATGSRALPQVIPPLLQKKLRPIARILPDLDSLRLCLDLGLQADQIIAMQGPFSEEMNRAMFAQTKARWLVTKESGAVGGAAAKLRAAAEMGLKTILLCRPDLPYPCITTDFEQAVAWAEERLQ; the protein is encoded by the coding sequence CCAGTTGGTCGACGAGATATGGCGAGCCGGACTACCGGTCATTGCCAGTGTCGTCAGCGAATACGGCGCCCAACTCCTCCAGGAAGCTTTTTCTGGGAAAGTGCCTGTCCGTCAAGGTGCCATGGAACTTTCGGCGATGCGCGCCTTTGTCCGGGAAAAAGGGATCATTGCGGTGATCGACGCCACCCATCCCTTTGCCCGCGCAGTGTCGGAAAATCTGCTGCAACTGGCTGCAAGAGAGGGTGTCGCCTATCTTCGGTATGAGCGACCTTCTGTAGATACGACAGATTTCCTAAACTTGATTGTTGTCAGAAATTGGGAAGAGGTATTGGGTGCGCTGGGAGAGGCTGGGGAGGGGGAGACGGTCTTTCTCGCCACCGGAAGCCGGGCGCTGCCGCAGGTCATTCCGCCGCTGCTGCAAAAAAAGCTCCGCCCCATCGCACGCATCCTGCCTGATCTGGATTCGCTGCGGCTGTGCCTCGATCTGGGCCTCCAAGCCGATCAGATCATCGCGATGCAGGGCCCTTTCAGTGAAGAAATGAACCGGGCCATGTTCGCGCAAACAAAGGCGCGCTGGTTGGTCACCAAGGAGAGCGGCGCTGTCGGCGGCGCCGCCGCCAAGCTCCGCGCCGCCGCCGAAATGGGACTGAAGACGATCCTGCTCTGTCGGCCCGATTTGCCTTATCCCTGTATAACGACTGACTTTGAACAAGCAGTCGCCTGGGCCGAAGAGAGGCTGCAATAG
- a CDS encoding sirohydrochlorin chelatase, which produces MKTGVLMIAHGSRLQEANNHAVAIGRMVQEKYGVEPLVVSFMELAKPSMAEGLAQLVAAGVNDVKVIPLFLYNGVHIQKDIPEELEELQKSYPNIQITVGRPLGADERIAQLIFERIQEVS; this is translated from the coding sequence ATGAAAACGGGCGTTTTGATGATCGCCCATGGCAGCCGCCTCCAGGAGGCCAACAACCATGCTGTCGCCATCGGCCGCATGGTTCAGGAGAAGTATGGGGTGGAGCCCCTCGTCGTCTCTTTTATGGAACTGGCCAAGCCGAGCATGGCCGAAGGGCTTGCCCAACTGGTGGCGGCCGGCGTCAATGATGTCAAGGTGATCCCGCTCTTTTTATACAATGGCGTTCATATTCAAAAGGATATCCCGGAAGAGCTGGAGGAACTGCAAAAGAGCTATCCGAACATTCAGATCACTGTAGGACGGCCGCTCGGCGCTGATGAACGCATCGCCCAGCTGATTTTCGAGCGCATCCAGGAGGTCAGTTGA
- a CDS encoding precorrin-8X methylmutase encodes MDYITDPRAIETKSMEIIDGLIGPLPVSAEERKVIKRVVHTTGDPDFAKLVRWSHGAVPIGIAALARGASVFTDVNMVRVGVNSRLLTIKGGNVVCAISEPRVVAEAERTGKTRAMTAFDLLAPEMNGAVIAIGNAPTALFHLLSLVEAGRCRPALVVGTPVGFVGAAESKEALTQADVPYITVTGNKGGSNIAAAIVNAMLLQMP; translated from the coding sequence ATGGACTACATCACCGATCCCCGCGCTATTGAGACAAAAAGCATGGAGATCATCGACGGGCTGATCGGTCCGCTGCCTGTATCGGCAGAGGAGCGCAAGGTGATCAAGCGCGTCGTCCATACGACAGGGGACCCCGACTTTGCTAAGCTGGTCCGCTGGAGCCACGGCGCCGTTCCTATCGGCATCGCCGCCTTGGCCCGGGGGGCGTCGGTCTTCACGGATGTGAACATGGTTCGCGTGGGCGTCAACAGCCGTCTCCTCACTATCAAGGGGGGCAACGTTGTCTGCGCGATCAGCGAGCCCCGCGTTGTTGCCGAGGCGGAACGGACCGGCAAGACGCGGGCGATGACCGCCTTCGACCTGCTTGCCCCAGAGATGAACGGCGCTGTCATCGCTATCGGCAATGCGCCCACCGCGCTCTTTCACCTGCTCTCGTTGGTGGAAGCAGGCCGCTGCCGCCCGGCTTTGGTCGTCGGCACACCGGTCGGCTTCGTCGGCGCCGCCGAATCGAAAGAGGCCTTAACCCAGGCTGACGTTCCCTACATCACGGTGACGGGAAACAAGGGCGGCAGCAATATCGCCGCCGCTATCGTCAATGCCATGTTGTTGCAGATGCCCTAG
- a CDS encoding HD domain-containing protein, producing the protein MKTALFSRIRYRCRQVLQAWQPHFSEEELVWADAFLAPEERAVFLEMAPADRRHALDVAHLCHRESGELSPEGQQLLIKAALLHDMGKRNASIGLVHRVLYVLLGSWPVKSQAFHGWPLLGKPLSVLAQHASLGAQEAARRRWTPALVELIQRHHGDCRGERKGTEPEHPEISELLTLLQKADNRC; encoded by the coding sequence ATGAAGACAGCGCTTTTTTCCAGAATCCGATACCGTTGCCGACAAGTCCTGCAAGCCTGGCAACCGCACTTTTCGGAGGAGGAACTGGTTTGGGCCGACGCTTTCCTCGCTCCAGAAGAACGGGCGGTCTTCCTGGAAATGGCCCCTGCCGACCGGCGTCACGCCCTCGATGTGGCTCATCTCTGTCACAGGGAATCTGGCGAACTATCGCCGGAGGGGCAGCAGTTGCTGATCAAAGCCGCCCTGCTGCATGACATGGGCAAACGCAACGCCAGCATCGGCTTGGTTCACCGCGTCCTCTATGTTCTTCTCGGATCTTGGCCTGTGAAAAGTCAAGCCTTCCACGGCTGGCCCCTGCTGGGCAAGCCGCTTTCCGTTCTTGCCCAGCACGCGTCCCTTGGCGCGCAAGAAGCGGCGCGTCGCCGCTGGACACCAGCGCTGGTGGAACTGATCCAGCGCCACCATGGCGATTGCCGAGGTGAACGTAAGGGAACGGAACCGGAGCATCCAGAGATCAGCGAATTATTGACGTTGCTGCAGAAGGCCGACAACCGCTGTTAG
- the cobU gene encoding bifunctional adenosylcobinamide kinase/adenosylcobinamide-phosphate guanylyltransferase has product MKMYIQSGELVLVTGGARSGKSAWAEQLAAEAAGTKPEQVVYVATAGVFDEEMRRRVDTHRQRRPAAWQTVEEPLDLLRVIDEWDEEGRVILIDCLTLWTTNLLLPQYREEEWNNQKEQTLVDMARHTAKRASASRATVIAVGNEVGWGIVPPDPLSRAFRDAAGRVQQAFATEAHRVYLAVAGCPLQVKGPA; this is encoded by the coding sequence ATGAAGATGTACATTCAGTCTGGAGAATTGGTGCTCGTTACCGGCGGCGCCCGGAGTGGAAAAAGCGCCTGGGCGGAACAACTGGCTGCCGAAGCGGCCGGTACAAAGCCGGAGCAGGTGGTCTATGTGGCCACGGCTGGCGTTTTTGATGAGGAGATGCGTCGCCGCGTCGATACACACCGGCAGCGCCGTCCCGCCGCTTGGCAGACCGTCGAAGAGCCGCTCGATTTGTTGCGGGTGATCGATGAATGGGATGAGGAAGGACGGGTGATCCTGATCGATTGCCTGACCCTGTGGACGACCAACCTGCTGCTGCCGCAATACCGGGAAGAAGAATGGAACAACCAAAAAGAACAGACCCTCGTCGACATGGCCCGGCACACGGCCAAGCGGGCCAGCGCCTCCCGGGCGACGGTGATCGCCGTCGGCAACGAGGTCGGATGGGGGATCGTCCCGCCTGATCCGCTCAGCCGCGCCTTTCGCGACGCCGCTGGCCGGGTGCAACAAGCCTTTGCTACCGAAGCTCATCGGGTCTATCTGGCTGTCGCCGGCTGCCCGCTGCAGGTCAAAGGACCCGCCTAA
- a CDS encoding cobyric acid synthase, which yields MAKAIMMQGTSSNVGKSVLAAALCRIFYRDGHKVVPFKSQNMALNSYVTSDGGEMGRAQVVQAEAAGIEPQVEMNPILLKPTGQASSQVIVLGRPIGNISAREYHLEYATSALDTIQACLDKFNNEYDIIVIEGAGSPAEVNLKARDIANMRVAKMADAPVLLVADIDRGGALASIVGTLALLDPDERERVKGIIINKFRGDISLLQPAIDFLEDYTKIPVLGVVPYFRGLNIQEEDSVALEKAERQVPSGERLDIAVIRLPRISNFTDLDALEAEGVARVRYVEEAGELGKPDLVIIPGTKNTIEDMCWLRRKGIDREIQVLAKNGVPLWGICGGYQMLGREIADPAGVESTLPSISGLGLLDMVTTMEAEKVTRLVTATLCGPGPFLSPLQGLTVQGYEIHMGQSNPVGDQPSFCRIRQRGDETVDVADGLVGGDGLVIGSYLHGIFDNEPLRHHLLNTLRRKKGLPEIDFAGIPSIRERREQDYDRLGEIVRQSLRMDLLYEIVGLPGPARGSGSAPVNGSSVSYEPVVAQGSAGSPGTTGIQGPTDPQVG from the coding sequence ATGGCCAAAGCCATTATGATGCAAGGAACCAGTTCCAACGTCGGCAAGAGCGTGCTGGCAGCGGCCCTTTGTCGCATCTTTTACCGCGACGGGCATAAGGTGGTGCCCTTTAAGTCTCAGAACATGGCCCTCAACTCCTATGTCACCAGCGACGGCGGTGAGATGGGGCGCGCCCAGGTTGTCCAGGCGGAAGCGGCGGGGATCGAACCGCAGGTGGAGATGAACCCGATCCTGCTGAAGCCGACGGGACAGGCGTCATCTCAGGTGATCGTCCTAGGCCGCCCCATCGGCAACATCAGTGCCCGCGAGTACCACCTGGAATATGCCACGTCCGCCCTCGACACGATTCAGGCCTGTCTCGACAAGTTCAACAACGAATATGACATCATCGTCATTGAAGGCGCCGGTTCACCTGCCGAGGTCAACTTAAAAGCCCGCGATATCGCCAACATGCGGGTAGCCAAAATGGCTGACGCGCCGGTCCTCCTCGTAGCCGACATCGACCGCGGCGGCGCCTTGGCCTCCATCGTCGGCACCCTGGCGCTCCTCGATCCGGACGAGCGGGAACGGGTGAAAGGGATCATCATCAACAAGTTTCGCGGCGACATCTCACTCCTCCAGCCGGCCATCGACTTTTTGGAGGATTACACCAAGATCCCTGTGCTCGGCGTCGTCCCTTACTTCCGGGGTTTGAACATCCAGGAAGAGGACTCGGTGGCCCTGGAAAAAGCAGAACGACAGGTCCCCTCGGGCGAAAGGCTGGACATTGCCGTCATCCGCCTGCCTCGCATTTCCAACTTCACCGATCTAGACGCGCTGGAGGCGGAAGGCGTAGCTCGGGTCCGCTATGTGGAGGAGGCCGGCGAGCTGGGCAAGCCCGATCTGGTCATCATCCCTGGGACAAAAAATACGATCGAAGACATGTGCTGGCTTCGCCGGAAGGGGATCGACAGGGAGATACAGGTGCTGGCCAAAAACGGCGTTCCCCTCTGGGGGATCTGCGGCGGCTATCAGATGCTCGGCCGGGAGATCGCCGATCCGGCGGGGGTGGAGAGCACGCTGCCTTCCATCTCCGGACTGGGCTTGCTCGATATGGTGACGACGATGGAGGCGGAAAAGGTGACCCGCCTGGTCACGGCCACCCTCTGCGGTCCGGGGCCTTTCTTGTCGCCCTTGCAGGGGTTGACCGTCCAGGGTTACGAAATCCACATGGGCCAGAGCAATCCTGTCGGCGATCAGCCCTCTTTCTGCCGGATTCGGCAGCGCGGCGACGAAACGGTAGATGTCGCCGACGGCCTCGTCGGCGGTGACGGCCTGGTCATCGGCTCCTATCTGCATGGCATCTTTGATAACGAGCCGCTCCGCCATCACCTGTTGAACACGCTGCGCCGAAAAAAAGGCCTTCCGGAGATCGATTTTGCCGGTATCCCGTCCATTCGGGAGCGGCGCGAGCAGGACTATGACCGCCTGGGCGAGATTGTCCGCCAGAGCCTGCGCATGGATCTGCTCTACGAGATTGTAGGGCTTCCGGGACCTGCTCGTGGAAGCGGATCGGCTCCTGTGAACGGGTCTTCCGTTTCCTATGAGCCTGTTGTCGCTCAGGGATCTGCCGGTTCACCGGGAACTACCGGGATACAGGGGCCTACTGATCCACAGGTCGGGTGA
- the cbiB gene encoding adenosylcobinamide-phosphate synthase CbiB yields the protein MNVIAPLSVKELSIFLDCGLSIGAVTLLLALLYDSLVGDPRWLPHPVIGIGKVITFLEKKLYPASDGGSALANFLKGMVLSVITVASTFSVAALVMLALHLAGFSTAVDNVLTWPALLGKLAAATLLGIAFAGRCLAEAALEIKGLLEQGDLVEARRKLSWIVGRDTVNLGESEIVRATVETVAENTVDGITSPLFYALLLGIPGAYAYKAINTLDSMIGYRNERYLWFGRFAARLDDAANYIPARLTGLSMVLAATMMGFPFKRMIAAWREDARRHPSPNSGIPESIMAGALGVQLGGLNYYQGQPSHRATMGRPLVPLEARHIGQAVQVMALTTAIFAFAGSAILIGLGKWL from the coding sequence ATGAACGTAATCGCGCCCTTATCGGTGAAGGAACTGTCGATCTTTCTCGATTGCGGACTCTCCATCGGCGCCGTCACCTTGCTCTTGGCGCTCCTCTATGACAGCTTGGTGGGCGACCCGAGATGGCTTCCCCATCCGGTCATCGGCATCGGCAAAGTGATCACCTTTTTGGAAAAAAAACTCTACCCGGCCTCCGATGGGGGCAGTGCTTTAGCAAATTTCTTAAAGGGAATGGTCCTGTCGGTTATTACCGTAGCCAGCACCTTCTCCGTCGCCGCCCTTGTCATGTTGGCGCTCCATCTAGCCGGTTTTAGCACAGCTGTGGATAACGTCCTGACCTGGCCGGCCCTCCTGGGGAAACTGGCTGCCGCCACCCTGCTCGGGATCGCCTTTGCCGGACGTTGCCTGGCTGAGGCTGCTCTGGAGATCAAGGGACTCTTAGAGCAGGGAGACCTAGTGGAGGCGCGGCGGAAGCTCTCCTGGATCGTGGGGCGAGACACGGTGAACCTCGGCGAAAGCGAAATCGTCCGGGCGACCGTCGAAACGGTGGCGGAAAACACCGTCGACGGCATCACCAGTCCCCTCTTTTATGCCTTGCTGCTTGGCATCCCTGGCGCTTATGCTTATAAGGCGATCAACACTCTCGATTCCATGATCGGCTACCGGAACGAGCGCTATCTCTGGTTCGGCCGCTTCGCCGCCCGCCTTGATGACGCGGCCAATTACATCCCCGCCCGGCTGACCGGCCTCTCCATGGTCCTGGCAGCGACGATGATGGGCTTTCCCTTTAAACGCATGATCGCCGCCTGGCGGGAAGATGCCCGCCGCCATCCCAGCCCGAACAGCGGCATCCCCGAGTCGATCATGGCCGGCGCTCTTGGGGTGCAGTTGGGCGGTCTCAATTACTACCAGGGACAGCCCTCCCATCGCGCCACTATGGGCCGGCCTCTCGTCCCCCTGGAGGCCCGCCACATCGGTCAGGCGGTGCAGGTGATGGCACTGACGACTGCGATTTTTGCCTTCGCCGGTTCGGCAATTCTCATCGGATTAGGAAAGTGGTTGTGA